In Phocoena phocoena chromosome 11, mPhoPho1.1, whole genome shotgun sequence, one DNA window encodes the following:
- the FBXL14 gene encoding F-box/LRR-repeat protein 14: METHISCLFPELLAMIFGYLDVRDKGRAAQVCTAWRDAAYHKSVWRGVEAKLHLRRANPSLFPSLQARGIRRVQILSLRRSLSYVIQGMANIESLNLSGCYNLTDNGLGHAFVQEIGSLRALNLSLCKQITDSSLGRIAQYLKGLEVLELGGCSNITNTGLLLIAWGLQRLKSLNLRSCRHLSDVGIGHLAGMTRSAAEGCLGLEQLTLQDCQKLTDLSLKHISRGLTGLRLLNLSFCGGISDAGLLHLSHMGSLRSLNLRSCDNISDTGIMHLAMGSLRLSGLDVSFCDKVGDQSLAYIAQGLDGLKSLSLCSCHISDDGINRMVRQMHGLRTLNIGQCVRITDKGLELIAEHLSQLTGIDLYGCTRITKRGLERITQLPCLKVLNLGLWQMTDSEKVR, from the coding sequence ATGGAGACGCACATCTCGTGCCTGTTCCCCGAGCTGCTGGCCATGATCTTCGGCTACCTGGACGTGCGCGACAAGGGGCGCGCGGCGCAGGTGTGCACGGCCTGGCGGGACGCCGCCTACCACAAGTCGGTGTGGCGGGGGGTGGAGGCCAAGCTGCACCTGCGCCGGGCCAACCCGTCGCTGTTCCCCAGCCTGCAGGCCCGGGGCATCCGCCGGGTGCAGATCCTGAGCCTGCGCCGCAGCCTCAGCTACGTGATCCAGGGCATGGCCAACATCGAGAGCCTCAACCTCAGCGGCTGCTACAACCTCACCGACAACGGACTGGGCCACGCGTTCGTTCAGGAGATCGGTTCGCTGCGCGCTCTCAACCTGAGCCTGTGCAAGCAGATCACCGACAGCAGCCTGGGCCGCATAGCCCAGTACCTCAAGGGCCTGGAGGTGCTGGAGCTGGGCGGCTGCAGCAACATCACCAACACCGGTCTCCTGCTTATCGCCTGGGGCCTGCAGCGCCTCAAGAGCCTTAATCTCCGCAGCTGCCGCCACCTCTCGGACGTGGGCATCGGGCACCTGGCCGGCATGACGCGCAGCGCGGCCGAGGGCTGCCTGGGCCTGGAGCAGCTCACGCTGCAGGACTGCCAGAAGCTCACGGATCTGTCTCTGAAGCACATCTCCCGGGGGCTGACGGGCCTGAGGCTCCTCAACCTCAGCTTCTGCGGAGGCATCTCGGACGCAGGCCTCCTGCACCTGTCGCACATGGGCAGCCTGCGCAGCCTTAACCTGCGCTCCTGCGACAACATCAGTGACACGGGCATCATGCATCTGGCCATGGGCAGCCTGCGCCTCTCGGGGCTGGATGTGTCCTTCTGTGACAAGGTGGGGGACCAGAGCCTGGCTTACATAGCGCAGGGGCTGGACGGCCTCAAGTCCCTGTCCCTCTGCTCCTGCCACATAAGCGACGATGGCATCAACCGCATGGTGCGGCAGATGCATGGGCTGCGCACACTCAACATCGGGCAGTGTGTACGCATCACGGACAAGGGCCTGGAGCTGATCGCCGAGCACCTGAGCCAGCTCACCGGCATCGACCTGTACGGCTGCACCCGCATCACCAAGCGCGGCCTGGAGCGCATCACGCAGCTGCCGTGCCTCAAGGTACTCAACCTGGGCCTCTGGCAGATGACGGACAGTGAGAAGGTCAGGTGA